The genomic interval AGGCCGTTGCAGGCGTGGGTCAGGGCGGTGGGTTGGTGGATCCAGTCAATGAGCTGCGCGGCGGCAGCGTCCGAGCGGGAGGTCAGGTCCAGCCTGGCCGGGGGAATCCTCGGTGGCATCTCCCAGGTCCCCACAAACCTGCCCCATGGGGACACCTGGAAGAGGGGGACCGGGACCTGTCGAGGGCCttccagccccagggagccccagtGCCGGccgagggggaggagcgggcaccTCCAGCCCCGCCACGGGTGCCCGTGGATCTGGCTCACCTGGGAGCGGGGCACAGTGGGGAGCAGGTGCCCACGGTCATTGGCGACGATCGGCGTGGAGCCCTGCCGCAGCAAGGGGCgctgggggagcagggggtgTATGTATggctgggggtcccagggcagtccaggctggggctgagaggggtCCCAGGGGTCaaggccagggctgggggcatcCTAAGGGTCCCATGATGgtccgggctggggctggggggggtgccCTGGGGGGAGGTCTGGGCCGGAGCTAGTGGGGTCCTGGGGGATCCTGGggtccaggctggggctggggagccaaGGTGGGGggtctgggatggggctgggggttCCCAGGGGTCcaggccagggctgggggcatcCTAAGGGTCCCGCGATGgtccgggctggggctgggggggtcccagggtgcCCTGGGGAGGTCTGGGCTGGAGCTAGGAGGGTCCTGGGGGATCCTGGGGgtccaggctgcagctggggggccccgggggggggggggggtggtctgggatggggctgggggggtcccgggggtccaGGCCAGGACTGGAGGGGTCCTAAGGGTCCCGCGATGGtccgggctggggctggaggggtccAGGGTGCCCTGGGGGGAGGTCCGGACCGGAGCTAGTGGGGTCCTGGGGGATCCTGGGggtccaggctggggctggggggccccggggggggggtctgggatggggctgggggggtcccgggggtccaGGCCGGGGGTACCTGCCGGCCAGGCCGGGGCACGCTCCAGTTCTGCAGGCGGCGGGGGTTGAAGGCGTCCTCGTACTGCGGGGAGAGCGGGGCCGGTGAGAGCCTGGACCGAGACCGGCACCGGGCCCGggacccccccgcacccccaccTGCCCCGCGCCGTAGCGGGCCGCCATGCGCCGCGCGCGCCGTCTCCTGGCAACCGCCCCGCGTGACCTCGCGCCGCGCGCTCCCCCTGGCGGCTGCGAcgggcgctgccggcggggcgtGGCCGGGCGGGGGGCGTGGCCCGTGACGTCAGCGCCAGCTGttccgcggcggtgcggcgggtcccggtgccggtgccccccccccccccccgggcgcggGGAGCCCGGACGGGGGCTGGAGCGATGGCGGGGTCAGGGTGACGGTTCAGAGAGTCACGGCTGGGGTCAGGATTCGTGTTCAGGCTCGGGCTGGGGTCGGGCttagggtcagggtcagggtcagggtcaggagtTAAGGCCGTGGCTGGGACGAGGGGtatctgcgggggggggggggggggggggtgtcgtgggggggtggggggggggtgggggtcggGTTATGGCTTAAGCCCTTGGGGCCTGGTTcggccggggcagcccccgccccgtGGGACCCCCCCCCCGACTCGCAGCCCTGGGGCCGGTgcggggttggggttagggtagGGTTGGGCTTAGCATTAGGGATTGGATTAGCATTAGCGTTGGGGTTAGCACCTGGGTGAGGGTTAACATCAGTGTTAGGACTGACGTGATGCTTAGGGTTAGTGCTAGGGTCCAGGTCAGGGTCAGGGTTAAGGTTAAGGTTAGGGTTAGtattagggttagggtagggtttaTCGTTAGGGTCAGCCTTAGGGCAAGAGTCGGGCTGGGGGCTAAGTTTAGGATTGTGGGCAGCATTGcgttagggttagggttaagaTTAGGGTTAGGGCACCCTGGGTCTGTGCACCTTTGCTGTTTGGGGCTGCCCTCTCTCCCTGTTGGAGGctcgccctccctccctccctccttctgcgGGGTGCTCGGGGGCTGCGCTGGCTGTTTCCCCCCCAACCCCTGCCAGGCTTCACAGCAGCCCCCAGGCGACTGCTCCCCGACAGGTCCTGTCTCACCTGGCGTCCTGGCCGGCGTGGGGCACCCGCAGCCATGtggcagcgtgccctggcagcagccccagaaagcacccatgggtgctgcaggGTTGTGTCAGCAGCGTCTGCACGGGGACGCTGGGACGGGCGCTGCCAGGAGCGTGCCAGGTGCCTGCCGCTGCCATGGCATTAACTGACCCATCCCAGCATGAGCTTTCCTCCAGTGAATCAGTGCCGCCGACTCCCCGGGAGCTTCCCGATCACGGTGCCGGggccggcagctgcctcctccctgtgCTCCCCAGCCAGGGAGAGGCGAGGCACAACAGGACAGCACTGAATTCACTttagtttatttcttttcattttttttcttgttccaaaCTGCAAATCCTGGTGCCAACGGCATCTCGTCTCGAATAACACCCAATTGCTAAAGCCAATGCGGGGGCGCCGGTGGCGCCGGGCCGGAGGCAGGGGGGCTGCCGAGCAGCCAGTTTGGGCGATTCGGGGCTGTCACGTCCCTGCTCGACACCGAGGGGACGGGCTGGAGAGAAATAAATATTGCTGCACTATTGAGGGATGCCtctgggagcggggctgggagccgcTTCGAGAGCCGGGCTGTGGCGAGGGGGGGGGGACATACAAAAAAGgggccaaaaaaaagaaaaccaacaaaacagacTGATGAACCCAAACGAAGTTTGCTGGAAGCCGGGGCTGTttcggggaggaggagggagctggaTTCCTGACTTCAATTTGCACGGCGAGCCCCAGCAGTGCAGCCATGCGCCGCTTGGTGCCGGATCCTGGCGGTGCCGCCGGCTCTGGGCTCGCAGTCGCTCCCCCCTGTGGAGCCGAATcaggggcgggcgcggggctggcgggggggttACAGCGCTGGGCAGGTGACCTGGTGCCGGATGCCCTCATTGCACATGAGGGCAGCTGCCCGCTCGTCGCCGTCGCCATGCTGGCACTGCATGTAGCTGATGCCGTGGGGCGAGTAGCTGTGGTGGGCGCAGACATTGCAGGCGCGGGTCATGGTGCCGCCTGTGCTGCTCCTGCGGGCAAAGGGGAGCCCCAGCGGCACCCGTCAGTGCTCGGCAGTGCCCAGTGGCACCCATCAGCACCCATCGGTGCCTGGTGGCACCCGTCGGTGCCCACCAATGCTCAGCAGTGCCTGGCAGTACCCAGTGGCACCCATTGGCACCCCACTGGTTTCCATCACTGCCAAACAGTGCCTGGTGGCACTCATCAGCACCCGTCGGTGCCCATCGGTGCCCTCTGGCACCCGTCAGTACCTGATGGCACCCACCAGTGCTCATTGGGGTCCATTGGTACCTGGTGGTTCCCAGTGGTGCCTATCAGCACCCATCGGTGCCCATCAGTCCCCATCATTGTCTGGTGGTACCCATAAGTGACCCACAGTGGCCATCAGTGCCTGGTGGCACCCAGCAGTGCCCATGGGTGCCCATCGGTCCCCAGTAGTGCCCAGTGATTCCCGTCAGTGCCCAGTGGCACCCGCTGGTGCCCGCTGGCCCTGTGCCCATCCTGTGCCCCTGTGCCCCTCACCTGCAGTCGCTGCAGGTCCGCTGGCACTCCTTCCGACGGTAGCGGCAGATCAGCGCCCAGATGAGGAGCCCGAGCAggctgaggagcaggagggagcccaGGATGGAGCCCACGATGATGCCcgcctgccttcctcctgccacaGGAGCACAGCCTGTCACCACCAGCCTCCCCACCGGCTGCCCACTGGTCACCATGCCCCTGGTGGCACCCTGGCATGCAGAGTCAGCCCCCGACAGCACCCTGACTGTGCtgtaccaccccccccccccgcagtggtaCTTACTTGGTGCGAGGTTGAGGTTGAGCTGGCACACAGAGTAGCCCACACGGTTGGTGACACGGCACTGGTAGACACCGGTGTGCACCACTGACAGGCTATGGATTAACAGGTCGCCAGGAGAACGTCCTGCAGTGGGGAGAGATGGCCCCATCAGCCCCATCACCGCacccctgccagcacctgcaCCCTCGGACACAGGTGCACAGGGACATGGGAGCACACAGACATGGGAGCACACGGACAAGGGCACATACAGGCATGGACACCCATGAACACAGGTGCACACAGACACCCACATACCTGGGTGCACACAGCCATGGGCACCCACCAACACGTGCACCCACAGACAGGGACACACCCCCCATGAACATCCCCTGCACCTGGGtatcccctcctccccctgggtgggtgcagccccaccagcacccaccttGGATGGTGCCGGAGGGCAGGTGTCCCCCACTGTAGCCATCAGCCAACTTGGTCCAGTGGTAGGCGAATGGGGAGGTGCCGCCCCGGCTGTAGCACCGCAGCAGGACGCTGCTCCCCTCTATCAGCTCCCCCTCGGTCCAGCACTGCGGGATGGCCGGCttctctgcagggagagggacACTGTCACTGCCAGGGCCACCAGGGGCCACCAGGGGCCAcccagggcacctgggaaggggacatgggggagggggggagggctCACCTTGCACAGTGACGATGACTTCATGCACAGCCACAGTGTTTTTCTTCACCCGGCACTTGTAGGTGCCAGTGTCAGAGACCTGCAGGTCGGCCAGGTGGATGGAGGCGTCGTACTGGCTGGGGTCGTTCTGCACGAAGGCCACCCGGTCCTGCAGCCCTGAGCCACTGCCGTAGTTGACATGGTGGTCGTGGTAGGACAGGAACTGGGGGGAGCAAGCGGGGAAACTGAACAGGGCTGGTCTGGGTGGGGGGGACCCGGGActgccagctggggagggaaatGCAATGCCCAGTGCCTggctggctctgcctgccctgccagttccttccctgccctgccagaCTCTGCCtggtccttccctgccctgcctggtcctTCCCAGCCCAGCACTCCCAgaccctgcctggctctgcctgtcctgcctggTCCTTCCCTGCTCTGCCGGACTttgcctgtcctgcctgctctgctgggctcCATCTGGTCcgtcccagccctgcctgccctgcctgcatggTGAGATGGCAGCTGCCGGGACGAGTGACACTCACCACATTCTCCGGGCCGGTCCGCTCAGGCGTGGTCTGGATCCACTCGATGCCCACGCCCTGGGGACCATTGTCTTCGGGCTCGAGGATGTAGGGGCAGCCCAGCTTCACAGAGTCACCCTTGGCCAGGTACAGCACCTCCCGGCCCTTGCTGTTGATCCTGACGgccaggaggagagctggggagagAATGGCACCCATCACACTGGCTGGGGAGCACAGGGGCATCCCAAACCTGCGCCTCAATGCACCCCAACCCCACATCCCACAGCACCCGGACCTGCGGGGAGCAGGGACACGGCAGGGACCCATCTGCAGGGTCAGGCACCCACAGGGGCTCAGTGTCCCAGTGGGGTTGAGCACCCATCAGGGCTGGCATCCGCTGGGTCCTATGAAGTTGCATCGGGGACAAAGGGACATGGCAGGCTCAATGCCACCCGCCCAGCTCTGGCCAACACAGGTGGGTGTCGGGGCAGGACGAGCCCCAGCTGCGTGCTCTGCTGACCATGGGGTGCATCCGGCACCATGGGGTGCCCTGCGGCCGGGCAGGGACCCCTTCATCCTTGGTGGCATTGCTGCAGGAGCGGGTCCAAGCGCAGGGATCCATCAGTGCCTACCTGGCATGAgacccaggagcaggagcaggctggcGCCGTGCCCTGCCATGACGCTGCAGCCGTGCCGGGCGGTGAGGAGGAGTGGGAGCAGAGGAGGCTCCGAGGCGACAAGGCAGCCGGCCGTGCGGGGCTGCTTTTACATGCTGGGCTGGGACACTCCTCCCTGTGGGGCGGATGCCTTTGGGATGACTGAGTGGCTCCAAGCTGTGCGTGAGCGATGCCGCCCTGCTCCACTCCCTACCTGGTAATTAAGCATGGCCATGCCATGGGCTCCCATCCAGCCAGGCCCGGGATGGGGGCCACTGCAGGCAGTGCGGGCAGGGGGCACCATCATGACCCGGTGCACCCAGAGCAGCGGAGCagagactgggggggggggggctgtgaatCCCATGGTGCCCGGTGGCTGGTACCCTGGTGTGGGCACTGGCGGGATGAGTGTGGCCGGTGGGAAAAGGCTGCCTGGGACCCTGCGGGAGCAGCCCAAGCATGGCCGAGcactgcagctgcatgaaagtGCCAGTTTGGCCCCATTCAGGTCCTGAAAGGATTTTGGTCTTGGGGCAGGACTCAGGGTAGTTGGAAGAGCTTAAAGGTGTGGTTTGATCAAGGGCTTAAGCTCCTGCAGATCCCTCCTCCGGTCCTGCCCCCTCAGTGAGCGGGCATGGGGATGCCATAGCCATGTGGGGACTGTGGCACCCACCAAGCCCATGCTGGTGCTGGTGGCACTGCTGAAACACAGCGCGGAGGCCTGGCTGGTGCTCCAGGCCACGGCTCACTGTATGGGGACATGGTGGcatggcagcagcaggggcagcacACCCTGGGCCATGCTCAGCACAGCGGAGACATACAGTGTGGTTGGAGGAGGCTGGACAgccagagaggaagagaggggcCAAAACCTGCTGGGAActgaggg from Aptenodytes patagonicus chromosome 26, bAptPat1.pri.cur, whole genome shotgun sequence carries:
- the VSIG8 gene encoding V-set and immunoglobulin domain-containing protein 8 isoform X2 gives rise to the protein MAGHGASLLLLLGLMPALLLAVRINSKGREVLYLAKGDSVKLGCPYILEPEDNGPQGVGIEWIQTTPERTGPENVFLSYHDHHVNYGSGSGLQDRVAFVQNDPSQYDASIHLADLQVSDTGTYKCRVKKNTVAVHEVIVTVQEKPAIPQCWTEGELIEGSSVLLRCYSRGGTSPFAYHWTKLADGYSGGHLPSGTIQGRSPGDLLIHSLSVVHTGVYQCRVTNRVGYSVCQLNLNLAPRGRQAGIIVGSILGSLLLLSLLGLLIWALICRYRRKECQRTCSDCRSSTGGTMTRACNVCAHHSYSPHGISYMQCQHGDGDERAAALMCNEGIRHQVTCPAL
- the VSIG8 gene encoding V-set and immunoglobulin domain-containing protein 8 isoform X1; protein product: MAGHGASLLLLLGLMPALLLAVRINSKGREVLYLAKGDSVKLGCPYILEPEDNGPQGVGIEWIQTTPERTGPENVFLSYHDHHVNYGSGSGLQDRVAFVQNDPSQYDASIHLADLQVSDTGTYKCRVKKNTVAVHEVIVTVQGEPSPPPPCPLPRCPGWPLVAPGGPGSDSVPLPAEKPAIPQCWTEGELIEGSSVLLRCYSRGGTSPFAYHWTKLADGYSGGHLPSGTIQGRSPGDLLIHSLSVVHTGVYQCRVTNRVGYSVCQLNLNLAPRGRQAGIIVGSILGSLLLLSLLGLLIWALICRYRRKECQRTCSDCRSSTGGTMTRACNVCAHHSYSPHGISYMQCQHGDGDERAAALMCNEGIRHQVTCPAL